One Ranitomeya imitator isolate aRanImi1 chromosome 4, aRanImi1.pri, whole genome shotgun sequence genomic window, TCAGCCTTGGAACTTTGCTTAACCCTGCTGtattgttcgggtcaatatgacccgaaatgatttttgataccctgtagatttttttatatgaggatttgaaactagtggtatcttgacttctcttcatttgtggagctctatatatttttttttttgtttactttttgctacacgctgattgttacacttatactgttcgggtcaatatgacccgatagcattttatactgttctgcaggtctctgattatttctgactacaaacgttatgtttttttatgtgtacttcatctcaaaatggtggtggtttcactgttcttatcagtaaacaagtaattatctagtattatccatttgctgtttgtgagagaggagactggttgtctatcattcaaaggtttcatgaaatttctagagtactgcggtttgattctaaaacagatagaatggaaagaagagctaaagataaactagcacctattagaaatgtttggaatcaatgggtagagattctaccaaaatcgtataatagtggtgaaaatgtaactgttgatgagcaactggtggcattccgaggtaggtgcccattcagacaatatataccaagtaaggctagtttcacagttgcgttaaaaaacgcagcgtttttaacgcaaacgcaggtggtgcaaaaaacgcatgtaaacgcgtgcaaacgctgcgttttttagacgcatgcgtttttgcatgtggtaaaaaaatgcggcgttttgacgcatttacatgcgttttttcctgcgtttgcgtttttgaaacgcatgatgagaagtgtgtgacagctgccaatcatcaaaatcaactggaaaacccactataaacagaaatagctagggttagggttaggatccctagggttagggttagggttaggatccctagtaactctagggatcctaaccctaaccctagggatcctaaccctaaaggtaccttctcactaaacgatatcgctagcgatccgtgatgttgcagcgtcctggctagcgatatcgttcagtttgacacgcagcagcgatcagaatcctgttgtgatgtcgttggtcggggctagaaggccagaactttatttggtcgctggctctcccgctgacatcgctgaatcggcgtgtgtgacgccgattcagcgatgtcttcgctggtaaccagggtaaacatcgggttactaagcgcagggccgcgcttagtaacccgatgtttaccctggttaccatcctaaaagtaaaaaaaaccaaacgcttcatacttaccttccgctgtctgtcttccggcgctgtgctttcctgcactcactgtgagcacagcggccggaaagcagagaggtgacgtcaccgctctgctttccggccgctgtgctcacagccagtacagagaagcagaacgccggggacagacagcggaaggtaagtatgaagcatttgttttttttacttttaggatggtaaccagggtaaacatcgggttactaagcgcggccctgcgcttagtaacccgatgtttaccctggttaccggcatcgttggtcgctggagaacggtctgtgtgacagctctccagcaaccaaacagtgacgctgcagcgatccggatcgttgtctggatcgctgcagcgtcgtttagtgtgaaggtaccttaaccctaaccctagggatcctaaccctaaccctagggatcctagccctaaccctagggatcctaaccctaaccctagggatcctaaccctaaccctatccctaaccctagggatcctaaccctaactctagggatcctaaccctagggatcctaaccctaactctagggatcctaaccctaaccctagggatcctaaccctaacccttagggttagggttaagatcctaacccttagggttaggatcactagggttagggttaggatccctagggttagggttaggatccctagggttactagggatcctaaccctaaccctagggttagggttaggatccctagggttagggttgggggtggcttatcagtgtgtattcttgtgtttttctattgaaacgcatgcaaacgcatgtgcttaaaaacgcatgcttttacatagacagcaatacgtttttttgccgcaaaaaacgcatgtgtttttttgcggcaaaaaaaaaacaccactagaaattactacaggttgcatttccgcaacaaaatgcaagcatagaaacgacgcatgtgtcgtcaaaacgcggcaaaacgcatgcaaaaaaacgcatgcgtttttgatgttaagtatagaaaaaaaacgcatgcttttttgcgctaaaacgcagcggcaaaaaacgcaaatgtgaaaccagcctaagccaggaaaatacggcatcaagatctggacactttgcgacagcaaaagttcatatgctctaaatgttcaagtgtatacaggaaaaacccctggtgaaagacctgaaaaaaatcagggtatgcgtgttgttctcgatttgacacattgactaaaaggacaaaatgacacatgtgacaacttttttacatcctatcaactaggcaagatgttgaagaaaaaacaacttactATGCTGAGTacaataagaaaaaacaaacctgaactaccacaaggtatccttagcaagagagaggtgtacagttctactttttttttctgtaaatagAACTGTTGTTTCTTTTGttccaaaaaaaaacaggcaggtaattctaatgagcacaatgcaccatggcaatgccgtaagtgatagagaagacagaaagcctgacattattttggattataatgccacaaagggagcagttgatactttagaccaagcaatatcaacatatacatgcaaacacaaaaccaatcggtggccaatgattttattttataacatactggacgtgtctgcatacaatgcatttgtcttatggagagaaatcgaccccgattggaaccggaataagctgcataaaagaagattatttcttgaggaattgggcaaatccctggttaggccatatattgatagcagaaaagtgacccccagaagtgaaggagcaacagccattgtaaggctgggttcccattgcgttatgggaccacgttaaacggacagcgttgcacggcgaaattaacgccgtgcaacgcgtccgttagcgcgcccattcacgctaatgggaacgcgcttcactagcgcatgccatgttcggcacgcgctagcgacgcgccggtgattcctggcgcgccgcggacgctgcttgcaacgtccgaggcgcgcccgcggtccgttccccgctctcgcagatcggggatctgcgagagcggggacgttaccgcgaccccgatcgCAGCCtcctagaaaacattgcgttagcgcaatccgctagcgctagcgctaaacggattgcactaacgcaatgtgaacctagcctaaaaagtgtccagcatgctcaagaaagactccacatccacggcctccaccagcacagcaaccagcagcacagctaccagcaagaaaaggaagagatgtagcttctgtccatcttcctgtgacaataagactaatctgacatgtgctagatgttcaaaatatctgtgtaaaggacatgtgtcttattattttgttcagtgtaaaaacacatgaacatgttcagtttttcttttttctttctaaaaaggttgaagtttttatgatttttcatttgttgatttataaatattggtttcaaaaagttaaatttcatgttttagtaatagtaatgtaaagcttctttgttatttgtgtgcagaatgccaacaatcaaagataattttaaaaagcctgtgtaacctttttatgaaaaaaaaaaattattaagtttaaatttaaattttttatttgattttgatcaaccatgttcacatacagtataataatgaaaaaagtattcaaataaaacacttagagtagctaaaaatcaataattaataggtcgggtcttaTTGACccaggaacagtacaagtgtatagcaaatgcgaacagaacagcagggttaaaaatgaCGCATCACATACAGTTTGTAAGACAAAGCTGAGAAATCTTTAGTCAATTTATCACTAGAGATTTATTGGTCATTTCCAAACAACAGAGAATTTAGAAAGTAAGGAATTATGGGTCAGTAGAAGAAATTGATCTTGAATAGTGGCATGTAGAGGTAAGGTACAATAAATGTGACAACAGAAAATCGAGAACAAAAATTTTCTTTATGAATAGAACTTGACATTGAAGGCTAGTCCCTGGCGGCTTCTTCCCACTCCACTCCATGAGACTGACCGATCTCTCCATATACACaaccatagggagagacctgtcagtctataAGAGGAGGGTGGGGAGAAGCCATGAGGGCCTTGCCTCGTACGAGTCATCCAATACTTGTATTCAACCTCATCTACGACAAAGAAGAAAACACAGATTACCTGGCAGAttttcaaaaatgttatttaaaaatcttGTGGCCAATTACATAACCAGTCTTCAGATATTGTCACACtaccttcatatatatatattgcagcatgaAGGGGCGCGGTGAAGGTGGCAGTGGAGGTatgtaagtgtctgatggggtcacacagctcataaaaggacaactgcccggcctcataatccagaCATATCCTGACTCTATCACTGGAGATCTTGTCAGGTAACTCAATCTCTTCACTGTCATGTATCACTGAATACTGATTATTATATCTCCACAAACTCCAGGACTTGTTATTATATCCAATGTATGACTGACGCTCCCTCCTGTCTATACTGGGATAACACATCCCCACCATCCACTCCCCTGATCTGCTGATCTCCACATTCCAGTAATGTCTCCCCGAGGTAAATCCTCTCCTGCTCATCACCTGATTACACTGGAATCTCTCTGGTGTTTCTGGACGATTCTGCTTCTCTTGTGTCCAAGTTGCAGTTTTCAGGTCGTCTGATACAAGGAGATTATTAGCAGCTGTGTTTACATCCAGTAATATGTCTGCAGAACTCACCGCATAGATCCCGCTCCTTATACCTGATATTACGTCAcataatgtgtgtaatgtgtgtgagatcACAGCCACATCAAGATCATCTCCATCATGGAGCTGTTTATCATGTCCCCCTATGTCCTCATcaccttcttcctcctcctcaggatCACGTAAGTCACCGGTGTCTGGTTCCTGTAAGACAGTCAGTGGATCCGTCATGTTACACAGATCCTCAATGTGTCTCATCTTCCTGGACAGCTCGTCCTTCTTTATTTCCATCTGATGGATCAGAGCAGATAGTAACAGTGACTTTTCCTGCCTGGAGATCTCACTCAGGACCTTCTTCTCCAGGTCGTCCACCCGTCTCCTGATGTCTGTACACAGGGCAGTGACTCTCTCCGCTTCACCAGCTGCTTTTTTCTGAGTTTTTATCCAACGTGCCTCAAGACTTCGAACACTTTCCTTAGTCTCCTTTCTCTGTGTGATCAGTTTCTGGAGAACATTTCTCAGTTTCTTCTTCTTTTTCTCTGAGGCCTCATCCAGCATCTCCACCTGGTGTCCCCAATGTTCTCCTGCCAAACTGCAGGACACACAGATACAAGCAGCGTCCTCAGGGCAGTAATATTCCAGGATCTTCTTATGGATAGAACATTTCCTTTTCTCCAGAGAAGTGCTGGGATCAGATAAGACGTGTTCTGGTGATTTGCTGTGAGATATCAGGTGTTTATCACACAGAGAAGCTTCACAGAGTAGACAAGACCTAACAGCAGGTACAGGAGAGTCCACACAGTAAGTGCAGAAGATCCCGGTGATCTCCTGACGAGGCTCGGTATGCCAGAAATTCTCAATTATTTTACGCAGAGCTATGTTCCTCATCAGTGCAGGCCGCTCCTGAAACTCTTCTCTGCAGTCAGGACAGGAATAAACTCCAGAGCCGTCCTCTCTATCCAGCACACGATCAATACAGGcccggcagaagttgtgtccacatctcagcaTTACAGGATCTGTATAAGTGCTCAGACAGATGGAGCAGTCCAGCTCGTTTCTCAGATCAGTAGACGCCATggctgacagaggaagagagaaAGGAAACTACAGTTCTGACACACCTAGAAATCAAAGGGCAGTTTACCCTGTTTATCAGAAGTAGTTGGTAGCTTGAGTAGATAAAAAGTTGGAAGTCTCAAGTGTTCTGATGTTATGATATATTCACTATTGCAGTGGGATCAGGGTGTGAAACACCTTTCGGATATATTCACAGTCTTAAGCCTGATAATCTGCGAATGCACATTCATAAACATGTcgctaaaaaaaacaacacacacagcaccaaaGAGTAGGATGGTTTGAAGTGCAAGGACTGCAGTAGCCAGAAGACGATCTGGGTGCTCACCTGATGAAGTTGTCTAAATGTACACACAACTTTagtgcagtagcgtagctactggggggcagatgGGGCTATcgcccacctggagctatgctactgtaactgtatcggcggttccatttacagttacattctgtggcagagcagggagacacgaactccctgctctgcagccagccactatggggcccccgAGCAGGGTGGTGGGGGTCCCGGTGCCAGCAGTAGGCCCCCCGTCCATCATCGCAGGTTCAGAGGTATCTGCTGCATGCCGATAGAGCTGACCGCATTGTTGAGAGAGGGagcgttacgctccctctcccatcttccccctgtcagtgtctgatgTCACCGACGCTGATACAGCGGGTGAGATGACATCACCACTCGGCGCCTGCAGTCCGGAGATGTGCGGGAGCTCGGAGCAGCGCAGGcatcaggaggaagagaggtgagtatttattattttttttaatggggctgcactatactatagaggctgcctatgggggtacattatgctacagaggctgcctatgggggtacattatgctaCAGATGCTCCCTATGGAAGTACATtatgctacagaggctgcctatggggttgcactatgccacagaggctgcctatggggtacaTTATGCCACAGAGGCTACCTATAGGGTACATTgtgctacagaggctgcctatggggatacaTTATGCTACAGAGGCTTCCTATGAGGGTACTTTATGCAATAGAGGCTGCCTTTGGGggtacattataatacagaggctgcctatgggggtacattatgctacagaggctgcctaAGGGGGTACATTGtagtacagaggctgcctatgggggtacattatgctacagaggctgcctatgggggttcattataatacagaggctgcctatggggttcattataatacagaggATGCCTATGGGGGCACATTATGCTACAGTGACTGCCTATGGGGCACATTATGCTACAGTGACTGCCTATGGAGGTATATTgcgctacagaggctgcctatgggggtacattataatagaaaggctgcctatgggggttcattataatacagaggatgcctatgggggtacattatgatacagaggctgcctatggggtacattataatacagaggctgccaaTGGCggttcattataatacagaggctgcctatgggggttcattataatacagaggatgcctatgggggtacattatgctacagaggctgcctatgggggtacattataatacagaggctgcctatggagtacattataatacagaggctgcctatgggggttcattataatacagaggctgcctatgggggtacattatactacagaggcttcctatgggggcacattataatacaaaggctgcctatgggggtacattataatacagagactgcctatggggtacattataatacagagactgcctatggggtacattataatacagaggcttccTATGGGAGCACATTATGCTACAGtgactgcctatgggggtacattatgctacagaggctgcctatggggtacaTTATGCTACAGAGACTGCCTATTGggtacattataatacagaggctgcctatgggggtacattatgctaCAGAGTGTAACAAATGGAAGCAGAGGCACAGAtgatgaagttcacattcgtttttattttttgagtggaacCTCAGGATCttggtccggggggctccgaagggggcgtaacTAGTGAGCCCCAGGTAAGATCCCTCAAACAGGACCAGAGTGGAATACCACCAGACACGTGGCAGCTGTTCCAGTGGGACAAACAGTTAAACAAATATAACAGAGATGGTGGAGCTGATCGACGGACACCGGGTATGAGATATGAAGCTGGCTCTGGCGAGGGAAGTCAGATTCCAGGTAGATGGGAGGAAGCTGGCTCCGGCACCTTTAGCATTGTCCAGGGGTACGGATGGTGAGAGGCGGAACGAGATGGCACTTAAGTATAAAGGTGCAGGTGTCGTCTTAGGATAGCCGAACAACTGGTCAATGATATTCTGCGGAAACAAACAGTATAAGCAGAGTGCAAATCGGAATGCTATAACAGCGCAGTCAGAATAGGAACAGAGCCAGAAATAGCAAGAGTAGACACACGTTGCTTCGGCACCCTCCCTATGACAGAGGGGCCAGAAGTAGTAATCAGTGAGCTGCCATCTATTAATTGGAATTTTTAAAAAATGCGCGCTGTCCTTTTTAAGAGACTTGAGGTAAGCGTGCATGTGTCCTAATCACTCTCTCTGGAGGCCTGCTGGCAGCCAGGTGGGGGAGAGAAGCAGCAGCAGGACTCCGagggacagacagagagcgaggatCAAGACAGGGACCTCACAGAGGTAAAGGGGCAGCCTCAGGAGCAGGTGAGGGACCAGAACTGGGGGCAACACTAGAACCGGGTGtcacagtatccccctctttacgccccctctttttcaagcctgcgtgAAATCTTTTAAGAAGGAGAGGGGCCTGGATGTTCTCTTTAGGCTCCCCTCAGGACCAAAGCCCTTCCAGTCACCAGGTAATAGGTCTTCCCCTTACATTTTTAGTGGCCAAGATATGTTTTACCTCAAAAACATCATCCTCTGAAACAGGATCTGGAGTGGTACCCGGGTCCTTAAAGAAGGAACTCAAAACAACTGGCttgaggagggaaacatgaaaggaGTTAGGCACACATAAGGAAATAGGCAATTTCAGTTTGTAAGAGACCGGGTTGATATGTCTCAAGACTTCAAAGGGCCCAATGAAATGGGGACCCAATTTGTAGGA contains:
- the LOC138675187 gene encoding E3 ubiquitin-protein ligase TRIM11-like; its protein translation is MASTDLRNELDCSICLSTYTDPVMLRCGHNFCRACIDRVLDREDGSGVYSCPDCREEFQERPALMRNIALRKIIENFWHTEPRQEITGIFCTYCVDSPVPAVRSCLLCEASLCDKHLISHSKSPEHVLSDPSTSLEKRKCSIHKKILEYYCPEDAACICVSCSLAGEHWGHQVEMLDEASEKKKKKLRNVLQKLITQRKETKESVRSLEARWIKTQKKAAGEAERVTALCTDIRRRVDDLEKKVLSEISRQEKSLLLSALIHQMEIKKDELSRKMRHIEDLCNMTDPLTVLQEPDTGDLRDPEEEEEGDEDIGGHDKQLHDGDDLDVAVISHTLHTLCDVISGIRSGIYAVSSADILLDVNTAANNLLVSDDLKTATWTQEKQNRPETPERFQCNQVMSRRGFTSGRHYWNVEISRSGEWMVGMCYPSIDRRERQSYIGYNNKSWSLWRYNNQYSVIHDSEEIELPDKISSDRVRICLDYEAGQLSFYELCDPIRHLHTSTATFTAPLHAAIYIYEGSVTISEDWLCNWPQDF